In Lolium rigidum isolate FL_2022 chromosome 7, APGP_CSIRO_Lrig_0.1, whole genome shotgun sequence, the DNA window GGGGCCAAACAAAAGTCTTTAAAAAGAGTTCGAGAGAGCCAATTTTATACTCCATATGTTTGCGAAAAGTGCTTTTAGCAcacgagctccagtgctctcgctcagttaagaaaattgaaaaatatttttacaagttataaaaaatcatgaaaataattCTGTAGATTACCAATGATACATCCCACAATCATGGAAAATCCCAAtccgaaattctttttattttgacccggataaaaatgacaaattctgatatgttttggagatttTAAAATAACTACTCAGATCtataattttgtcatttttgtgtagctcaaaatattaagtttttgaaattgattttttcccgtttgtgggatacatcattgactatgtgtggatttttttccagaattttttacaactcaaaactattatttttatatttttttaaaaaacgagatcactagtgcccatgtgcaccaaatctctatccATATGTTTGCTGGAATTGTGTTTTTATATGAACTGATGTCATTGAACTTTTTTATGAGCTAGGGCCCATAGCCCATGGGCCCCCTTTGGCCTCAACATGTTCCACCACTATGTGTTTGACTTGTACTCTAAACATAAATGGTTAACTCGTTTCACCTAAGTGGGCTAAGATTTGAAATTATTCCGTAAAAGCAAGCTGGCCTGCGGAAGAATAGATTTGGAAATCATGGAGCTATTTCCCATCAGTGGTACCACTGATTTTAGAGGAAATTGATGAGCTTATTTCTTGCTTATTCAGTCAGCTAGTGAACTGCTAATTTCGGGGGTCACTGTTGCGCTAAGTTTGCTAGTACGCGGTGGGAGGTTCTGACTTCTGAGTTGGCTCATATCTAGTAAGACATAGTTATGTggtaataagagcatctccagtcgcgtccctcaaatgaAGTTTGGGGATGGCGGATAAGAAATGGAGAAAAATGcatttcagtcgcgtcccccaaagctaaatagcgcctcattttaTGTCCGGCGTCCCTGGTAGAGATTCTATGCAGCCCCTACTCcccacatgtcattctctttctccacactttctctcacctactttttccacatggggtggtcccctttattaaaatgcatgcatccggatgctgtttgagggacgcggctgggaagggcctcttttttgtatatatttttagtctctttttgtccggcgctgtCTCCAAACGAGCCCCAAATCGTCGTGCCGGatgtttttgagggacgcgactggagatgctctaagcaaccTCTGAACGTAGAACTTTGTAACTGAAGCTGCTCATAGTGTGGAGTTTCAACTTGTAATTCTCCTTCTAAAAAAAAACCTGCAATTCTCAGATCTCCCCAAaagacgccggtgggacaatcagaATGATCCATTTGTTTCTTAGTACCGAGTCTCTTAATTATTACTCATTGGCGTCTTAAGCTACATAATCTCTCCGTTCTTGAATAAGTATACATCTACATTTGTCGTAAATCAAACTCATTGATTTTGACCAATTTTATAGGGAAATGTAGCAATGTTTATGACATCAAATTAGTATCACTGATTTGTCTTAAAATATAGCTTCTTGGTTTACTAATTTGACATTGTATATGTTTGTACTCATTTgtataaagttagtcaaattgaaATAAGATCAACTTAAGACAAAGGTCGaaatacacttatttgtggatagAGGGAGTACACATATCTTAGACATTTAAACAATTCTTTAAACAATGATATAGTTTGGTGCCCATCGCCTTTGCTTTGCACTACAAGCTCCGTTTTTATTTATTTCACGTTTCTATATTTGGTCAAAATCAAATTTTACAAAGTTTAACCaaaaatatagaagaaaataTTAACATCCATAAAGCCAAAAGCAAATACTTTATGCATATTCTAATACCATAGGTTTTATATTGTAAATGTTAATATTTTCTACTAAGTACCATATATTTTATATTGTATATATTGAAAATTTCTACTAATTAAGCATTTAGCCATACTTTATAAAGTTCGAGTTTGACTAAACTTAAAACGCGAAGAAAATAAAGATAGAGGAAATTCAACTGATTCGAAGATATTTCTAGCTGATAATAAACTGGGGTCATTTAGTCGCTGCAAGAAATTAAGTTAAGAATACGACCGATATTGATTGATAGTCCAAGAAAGCATACCTAACTTGCCAAGTCAGAGCCGTCTCCTGTTTGCTGTAGAGGTACCCATCGAGGCTGCCGTTGTGCACGAGCTCGTAGACCAGCAGCAGCCTCCTGCGGCCATGGCACCAACCGATTAGCTGCACAAGATTCCGGTGCCGCAGTCTGCTGATGATCGTGACCTCGGACCTGTACTCCTTCCTCCCTTCTGTGGACGCCCCCCTCAAGAAGACCTTAATGGCGACGTCTCGGCCACCGAGTTGTTTCATGTGGCCCCGGTACACCGACCCTGACCCGCCCTGTCCCAGCTTCCCGTCCTCCGAGAAGTTACTCGTCGCCGCAGCTAGGTCGGCGTACGGGATGGGCCGGGGTCCCGTGCTGGAACCGAACTCATCGTCTTTGTCCATGTCGAGGGAGTCCGGGGTCATATCTCCGGCGAACATGTCTTTCTCCTCCGATTGGTCGTTTCTCCTGCTCGCGCGGCGGAGCAGCAccccgacggcgacgatgagcagGAGCACcaacacggcggcggcggcggccaccccGGCAATGAGTTGTACGGTGGCTTTCTTGTTTGACGAGGTGGATGGGAGGGACGTGTTGTCGTTCCTGGTCGGGAGCGTGGACTGGAAGGAGCACGAGAGCACCGTGTGTTTGCTCCCGAAAACGTCGCCGGTGGCTGCCGAGAAGCCTACCGTCACCTGCGGTGGCAGAATGCTTCGCAAGTCGACGGTGGCAGCAAGGGTGTAACTTGCGCCACTGGCGCCGCCGCTGAGGACGACGTCCAGCCTCGTCGTCGCGTTATCGTAGCTCACCGTCGCAGACATCACGCCGGCGTCGACGAGGCTGTCGTTTGGCAAGATCTTGTAGTTTCCGCGTGAGTTGACGTTGTTCACGTCTACGCCTATGTGCCGGCTGCTCGGATCCCAGTCGTCACGGTAGGTGTCGAACTCGACGGCGAGGAACCTGGCGTCACCGGACGCATTGGCGGAAAGCGTCGTCGCGCCGTCTGTGCGCACCAGGCTCTCGCTGAAGAGCCCGAGGCAGCCGTCATAGGAGTCCTGCGGCAGGTAAGACGGGTACGGCGCGAGGAAGAACGTCATGCCGTGTCCGGCGTTGCTGCTCCGGTTGGGCAGAGACTGGATGCTGAAGTTGAAGGTGGCGTTGAAGCTGGCAGCCTCGCCCGTGACGCGGTCCCAGAGCTGCACTGCCTGCTTGTACAGCGCGCGGCCTCTTGCCCGACCGCCTGCCTCGTCGCCGAGGAGCTCGATCCTGCCGGCGGTGATCATCGCGTCGGCCTCTGGCTTGAAATCGTCGAGGCTGAATGAATCGTAACTGAAGGAGAGAGCGGTCGCATGATGAAAGTAAACATGGAGGAGCAAGAAGCACAAGACGAGTAGATCAGTCGCTGTTCTACTCGAGCATAAGCATGGCTTCGGAGCAGCCATTGCTGTTTTTCTGAATCTTGCACCGGTAAAATACAGCAGTCGTGCTAACATGCACCCTTATGTA includes these proteins:
- the LOC124676723 gene encoding L-type lectin-domain containing receptor kinase IX.1-like; translation: MLARLLYFTGARFRKTAMAAPKPCLCSSRTATDLLVLCFLLLHVYFHHATALSFSYDSFSLDDFKPEADAMITAGRIELLGDEAGGRARGRALYKQAVQLWDRVTGEAASFNATFNFSIQSLPNRSSNAGHGMTFFLAPYPSYLPQDSYDGCLGLFSESLVRTDGATTLSANASGDARFLAVEFDTYRDDWDPSSRHIGVDVNNVNSRGNYKILPNDSLVDAGVMSATVSYDNATTRLDVVLSGGASGASYTLAATVDLRSILPPQVTVGFSAATGDVFGSKHTVLSCSFQSTLPTRNDNTSLPSTSSNKKATVQLIAGVAAAAAVLVLLLIVAVGVLLRRASRRNDQSEEKDMFAGDMTPDSLDMDKDDEFGSSTGPRPIPYADLAAATSNFSEDGKLGQGGSGSVYRGHMKQLGGRDVAIKVFLRGASTEGRKEYRSEVTIISRLRHRNLVQLIGWCHGRRRLLLVYELVHNGSLDGYLYSKQETALTWQVRYQIIVGLASAVLYLHQEWDQCVVHGDIKPSNIMLDESFNAKLGDFGLARLIDHGVSLQTMTAMAGTPGYLDPECIITGKASTESDVYSFGITLLEIACGRRPMAPPSAGAKDSQVFRLLEWAWDLYGRGAALDAADARLGGAFDQWEMERVVAVGLWSAHPDPKMRPAIRQAAEALQSRKFRMPVLPPKMPVAVYLQPFGASSMEYGDTTTTVGSGVTMQYSSTATQSSNSSVPAAVGEQLSPRV